From the genome of Canis lupus baileyi chromosome 4, mCanLup2.hap1, whole genome shotgun sequence:
AGTTGGGATGAGAGTATAAAAACAGAGTCATGATCCCTATTAGAAAAGATATGGAaatgcttaataaacttctataaTTAGTCAACTGGTTAAATTGGTCATGggacaaaaaaaaacccaaaaacaaaaaaattgtctATGCCATGAACTGCAGCCCTGTTTCTGGACAGCTCTGTTACCACGGATTGCCAGTGTTTGGAAGATAACTTTCCTTTAAAACTGATCAACTCAGCACAAACTCCTAACTCCTCCTGGAAAAGCAACTAAAAGCTATATATCCTGACAGTAGGTCAGCAGCATCCTAAATAAACAGTAAGGGTGGAATATTTAGAGTTTTGAGGTCTTCTAAACcagaaaaaccaaaaccaaaatttgTAACTAGAATATTCTATGGCTTTGGCTACTTTGCTAGAATGTCATACATTctgtaaattgaaaataattgtggCAGTAGCAtgagtttttaacattttaatgattaATATTCTTTTGAGATTCATTTTTAGGTTTAATTATATATTACTTAAAGGGCCATCCCAGTGTTTCTAAGTGAACTGCACTATTCTCTCTTAACACCTGTTattatgatattttttattaaatgcagTCTGCATATCAACATAAGGAATTGATTCTGATCCTCTTGTCAAAtctaattatttgtatttctaagaaCATTGAAATTTGAAATGTCTATTCCTTGCTGATCATGTTATtccttaaattttattgattaaCTCAAATATCACACACTTATATAAAAGGCATTGTGCTAATAAGTATTGTGGAGGAATCCATGAATAAAATGCATTAAAgtcctggtttaaaaaaaagctttctggtagaagaggaaagggagggaagaaatttGGTATATATTAAGCATCTTATTATACATACCAGGTATTGAGGTAGGTACTTTTGTGttgttgggtattttttttttttaaagatttattttattttattttttaagagagtgaaCAAATcagtgaggggaggggtagagggagaggaccTCAGGCAGATTGTGTAGTGACCATAGATCCTAtggtagggctcaatctcagaccctaagatcatgacctgagtccaacgcttaactgactgagcccttcAGGTGCCCCGGtacttttgtgttttcattcatttgtcaatATAGTTCTTCAGGGTTATCAGTGATGTCCAGAAGAGGTACTTTGAGACTCAAAGAGGTTAAGTTGCCCatagtcacacagctaggaagggTTAGTGCAAGGCCAGATTTTACCCAAGTCTGACCCCAAAACTTACGTTTTTAAAGTGGCTGTTGAGAAGATGACCACTGTTAAGGAGAATGGGTATAATTTGGGAATAGGAACtagtttttgaagaaaaaaattacaaaggccAGAGAACTTAGCCATGTAATATCAAAGTAATCAGGTGAAACCTGACTATATGtctctcaaactttttggtcttAGGACCTCCTCGTATTAAGTGTTGAGGGGattgcctaggtggctcagttggttaggtatcCAACtctttgatttcggctcaggttgtcatcttGGATTCATACTTGGAGTTCTctctctcgccctctgcccctccacttgcttgtgtgctctctctcaaaaaaaagtatttaggaCTTCAGAGAGCTTTTTGTTTGTATGGattatatctattaatatttaccatatgagaaactaaaacaaatttagaaatagtaatttagaaataacaaaattattatgtaaacataaataatatttttattaaaattaacttttccaggggctcctggggctcagttgttaagtttctgccttcagctcaggtcatgatcctggcatggtgggatcaagccccacttcaggctccctgcttcggGCAGGGAGACTATTTCTCCCTTTCGCTCCAtcctcccatgctctctctttctctttcaaataaataaataaaatcttttaaaaaaagaataacttttcTAAAACAACCGAGaagtggcattgttttacatATGTTCAGATCTCATTATGTCAGGCTTATAGAAAATAGTTGAATTTTCACATCTGCTGAGGAATTCAGTCTGTTAAAATATCACATGTCGTATAACTAAAAAACTCTACTGTATACTCATTGAGAGTGAAAAAGGTAAATAACATCTTAGTTTTATTGTGAAACTAACATTGACCTAATAGGCCTCCTGAAAGCGTTTAGGAAAACTGAAGGGAGTTCTTTGGAATATTATTGGGCAAGTTTGTGAATGGGAACCCAATTGAGCATGTAAACTGGTAACTAGGTAATGGAAAGCCTTCACTGGTTGAGTGTGATTTTAATAAGTAGTGGGGAGCCACTGAAATTCTCTAAAGGAAGATTGAAATAGAGCTGTGCTTTTTAGAAGATTATTCTGCAAATAATGCATAGAGTTTGTGGAAGCAATTATAGTTGTACTATACCTGGTTTTTGAAGAAATTGTAGTGAGCAGTAGAACAGGTATTGAGAGTATATTGTATTCTCATCTGACTATATATAGATGATGgataagagaaagacaagagtCAAAACAATGCTGAAATTTTGAACCTGGTGACTTTGTGACAAATATTCCATTAACAGATGTtggagacacaggaaaagaagcaatcctgagaaagaaagtGGATTAAGTTtggcaatatataaaaaaagttttacattattatttgtgttgaaataaatttagtcttacagaaaagttaccaaaaataataaagttcatgTGTATCTTTCACctaatttttcctaatatttacaACTTACATTaccaaaatgaagaaagtaaCATAAAGTACAATACTATAAACTAAACTACAGACCTAATTCAGATTTTACCAGTTTTTCAACTGTCCTTTTCTTGTTTGAGGATCCAGTCTGGGATCCTACATTGAATTTAATTGGTATGTCTtagtatatatattctttaatctGTGACATTTCCTCAATCTTTCCTtgtcttataaaaattatttagtgaCAAGAGAAGATACTTATTATAGGTATAATGAAAAATACCAgtgttatttcagtttttaaaaacgtCTAAGAAcctgagtaaaaaaaaatcacttttttctttaaaaagttataaaagtattattaaaaagttgaaataataTAGAAGACATGAATGAAAAGTGACAACTCATTCCCAGAAATAGCTATAGCTAATAGTTTGGTgtgtatccttttatttattttgtatgcatGTATAGTATGTGTATATGTTATGGGATCTAATGGGCATACCCTTCTGTAACTTGAATTTTTAACTCAAAAACTTTTATAGGCACACAACATCTTTTAATGTAGCATATACAGATCTagttcattcttttcaatggctGCACAGTGTTTCATCATGTGGCTGTATCATGAAACCATTCTCTTATTAATGGAGCTTTAAGTTATCCTTGGTTTTTCATAGTTAAGTAAACTGCCTCACTGAGCATCCTGATACATGTATTTTTGGGTATTTGGACAGTTATTACTATGAGGTGAAATTACTGGGTCAGAGACCATATGTGTTTTTCACATTCACAGTTATTACCAAATTGCCCTTCAAAAGGATGTGTCTTAACACTCCCTCCAACAGTGAATGACGTGTTCATTTTCCTCCAAAGCTGTGGATGAAATATTCTAATGTTAAACAATGGTTTGGTTTTGGTGACCACAATTCCTGTGGGTGTTTGACTATTTATGCGTTactctggttttttttctttacaaagcactactttgttttacttttgtaacacaaacacacatacacatatacctcttaattaaaaataaatggttttaaatgctttgtctttgagacttttttttttccttgagacgTTTTACTTTTAAATAGCATGAGGTAAAAGCAAGGCCATGAAGAGGCCTAGATGAGGGGCTAATGAAACAGTTATTGGGAGGCTACCTATGGAGTGCATCCTAGATTTCAAGGTAGTTGGTGGAGTAGGAGGAAGTGACAGCCAGGGTCAGAGTAAACCGAACTTTAGAGGGGCTTCCATGAGTAGAGAGAATGTGGAATTAATCTTTGGCTCTTAGGTAAGGACCTGACTGTTTGAGCAGTTGGTATAATTCAGTGTTAATTCTTACATAGATAGTGGAgagaggagcaaaggaagagatgACTATTCCTAGAATTTCCGCTTGAAATAACATAGGActcactaaattatttttaatactccATATGTGGCTATGGTGATAGAAATAGGCAAATAAGAATGCCATTTAAAGCAGAAAAACCATGAATCAAATTCTAAGACTGTTTCTGAGAATCTTGGAGTAAACTAAATTGGAATTTAACCAATATAAGTAGTTCTTGGTTTTTTGTGTCTTACCTAAAAGTATACTGGCTGCCGAATAGGCTAAGAACAAaagggtggggtttttttggttggttgtAGTTTTGTTTGCTATATATTTTCACCCTCTTAGCACATCTCAgaattcctcctttttcttttttcaattttaagatctatttttgtGGATGAAGGAGGGTATATATTGAGCCTTTTGTTTTCAGTTGGTCATTCTGTCTGCACCGATGTACCATAGGTTTAGTtacatatttccaaatataaCAGGGCATATTTCTAGACACATGGTTTGAGAAAGGGATAGAACATTAGAGATTTAGACTCCTAAAAAGTCTAGGATGTGTAAGTCTTCACCTAAGCATTAATGTCACTATTCATGAGTAATGATCAGTCTCACTATTAAGAATGTCTGATGTACTGTTCAGCTTCCTCTTTCCTATAATAAGTGAGCTTTAAATAGACAACTTAAGAACCTGACCTTTGCAGTTCAGTTGTGAGATTTTTCTCTTGTCCTGAGTTCAAACTGCTCCTAGCAGAGGAGGAAGTATCAGGGCAcaaaggggtccctgggtggctcagtcagttatgtgtctgcctttggctcaggtcatgatcccagggtcctgggatggagccccctgtgaggctccctgcttagcagggtgcctgcttctccctccctctgcctgcccttccccctgcttgtgctctcattctgtcaaataaagaaataaaatctttaaaaatgaaaaaaagaatcagggcacaaaaataaaagaacaagataacCTTgacttttctgtattattttaaagGGATTTGAAGAACAGTCTAACATTTGAAATTTGAACataatattacaaataaagtatAATTGTGGGCTTtttgttagtatataaaatatatgtgtgtatttataggtATGACTTATTCACATATATAGTCTCTCTGTAAAAATATATCCATGcaaataacttcattttttttaactacagaaactcattttcaaaataactagTTTTCTGCATAAAGTAAGGGCAAAGTAGTCCCATTTACCCATTTACACTAATGTTTAGAAAACTCAACATGATTAATATTTTCAGAAGCAATCTCCTAAAAGCCCAGATtagaaaactattaaataaaGCACAGTCATCTAAAATGGGTCTGTGACTTGGGAGCACTCCTCCCCTAGGTATTTAAACTGGTTAAATAGTTGCATTCTGCTACTGGAGAATTGGCTGGTTGTTATCCATTCCATATTAACATTTACTTGAATACTTAGTACATGTCAGAGATTGCGGTTTTTCACATGTATCATTTCTCTTGGCTGTTACAGAAACTATGGATAAAAGTAGTAATGCCACTTTACGTTACAGAAAACTAAGGTTTGGAGAGGGGAAAATAATGTTTTGCCCAAGATCATGTGGCAAGTGAGTATGGCACCTGAATTTGAAGTTCAGAGCCTTGCTTTTTAATCTAACCATTATCACTAAGTTGAGGATTGAAATCTCCCTCTTATTGTTTAACTACACCTGGACCAAAGAAACTGCTAACTTTGCTAGTTAATTCTTAATCAGGAAGAAGGGTACAGCACCAGTTGTGAAgataacagaaacaaaaacagaaatgaaaagaccAAGATATACTGGAGAAGACTTGAAAGAACTAGACCAGAGTCTGCACTTGGCTCAGTTTTTAAGCTTAGGAATTTCTTAGGAAAGCCTTTCCTTATTTCTGTTAGAACACTGTTAGCCAtccttttccttatttctgttaGAACATTGAACTCGTTGTAATACCATATTGTAAGGGTTCTAAGgtgcttatattttttatttaaacatttctaaaatctaGATAGCATCTTATAATTGATATAGTCTTAAAATTAATTGATAGCTTTTCTCCCTAATTACTGGTACAAAAAATAAGGATGTCATTTATGGTTGTTAGCATCTTAGATTGGATGAAATAGAGTTTACATGTGTTACCATGAAAAGTTTTATATCATTCCAACAGGTTTAAATGCCTGGTATACATAATGATTTTCCAATTTCTAGTCTAGTCCTCTTAAGCCCCAGACCTACATGCTGAACTAAATTCTCCTTTGACACCGCAGGGATCACCAATTCAATATGTCTCCTTTCCAAACAAACTTGTCTTTTTAGTATTCTCCCATTTCTAAATGGAATCCACATTTGTACATTTGTAAGCTAAAAAGGTTACCAGTCTGACTACCAAGGTGTGAATCCCGCTTCCACCCTATACTAGTTTTGTGAGCATACAGTGAAGTGTGATGCCttgttcttcatctgtaaaatggggagcaTGATAACACCTGTCTCAGAGGATGGTTAGGACAATAAAACAAGGAGTAAATGTTAGCTGCCACTAATCTTCATGATACATGGCTGTGACCTCTCTCCTTACCTGTGTACATATAATTCATCATCAAATCCTGTGAGAAGTTGGCCCTTCAAAATATTTCTGTCCACTTTTATTTCATAGCTGCTTCTCTACACCAAgccctcatttttctctcctttagtaACTAATAGCTTCTCCTCTTTCTCATCTCTTATCCATTCAATACAAAGGCCAGACAGCTGTTTTTTAAATCAGATCATACTGCTTCCTAAAACCTCCAATCTTTAGTATGATGTGTATTGTTCTCAGTTCTCTGCCTGGCCTCTGCCTACTTTTTTagtctcatcttattttttagtCTACTTAACGGTGTCACTCATATCTCCCAAAATGAACTCCCACTCCTTTACTTTTTGATTTAGATGCCACTGCCTCAAATGATCTTCCAAACTAAAGTAGGTACTTCAGTCccaaagtatgattttttttaaagtatgatctTTTATATTGAATTTATTATACCTTTCATATTTGGGGTGAAGATAAGGGAATTGAGTGATTTCCCCCAGGCTCGTGATGCTAGTTATGGTAGAACTAGAATGCCAACCCAGGACTGGCTCCAAACTGTATTATTTCCCTGATCCTTCCTTTGCTTCCTTGAGAGCAGAAGAAAGCATATGAATCAATGTGCTATGCTTCCAAAGATGGCCTGACTTatctcctttctttctatttaaccTTCAGGTAGGTTGTTCTTTCAATATCCACTTCTCTGTGAGTCATCACTCCGAAATTAGATTGTAAACGTTTGaagttctttttctattcttacaGTATAGTATAGCATTCTTATAGCAGTTCTTATATAGCAATTCTATAAATTACCTTGCATACAGTAGATacttactaaatatttttgtcttaggggatattagagaaaaacaatattttaatccatttaataTTTTAGGGTTTGGAGATCTCTCAGGAAGGAATTTAATACTTGCCATACTCTTCTACCAATTAGTAACAGAgtacattttctgttttcatattttgaatagaactgcctaaaattattttaaataatttatgtctTCATAGACTATTATGTTTGTTTCACTGGAAAAATGATTAACCTAAAGTATTTTTGCTTTGCTTCAGGAATTAAGTGATCTACAACGGGACCCACCTGCTCATTGTTCAGCTGGACCTGTGGGAGATGACTGTAAGCTTTGCTCTCTTGCTAGGATTTTGCTATCATTAATAATATAGGTTTGAACATTTGTTAATGACTCCAAAACTCCTTTGTTTGTTTCAGTGTTCCACTGGCAAGCAACTATTATGGGACCTGTAAGTAtgattcatatatatgaaattaattCCCGAAGCCAtacttcatttttgttgtttcacCTTTGATCAGATGTTTGTGGCTAAGGTTGAGTTTTCTTGTACTCTGAATCACCCAGGAAGCAAAATATGATTAAAGGATTTATGATGATTTTCTAGAGCACTGGTGGCAAATACATCACTgtgatgttttccttttcctttggcaAATCCTTGATTATTACAAATAGTCACGGATCGATCACCCACAATATGCAACCAGGCTATACATTTGCTTGATCtgtttttaaacacaaaagtCAGTTGTTCAAAATTAAGCATAGTTATTCTCATATCAACAATTTtagtaaaaaaagcaaaacaattttaGTAGATTAGAAATAATTAACTCAGTAATGGAATACCTGCAAGTAACAAGCACCAGTTTGCAATAACTGTTTTCACTGTTCCTATGTATGAAAGAGAATTGGTGAGATGATTTCAATGCATCTGTCTTTGCCAACTCGTGaatttgttgtttttagtttCGCTGTATTGTACTGAACTCAAAATTACctattttgtgactggctttatTTAATAACACTTACTACCCTTGTTAAGATGGTTTCTTTCTATACCTAAGAGACAGTTATGACTTGAAACAGGCTTTTCTTTCTGTGCACAAAAATCTGATTGCAAAAGAATGGGCATTGACTACTTTCTGGGTGAGACTATACTAGTAACATGTTTCCATTAACACCATTCTCTTCTGCCTCCCCTGAAAGAACTTTATCTAGTTACTCATAGAAGTTTAAATCATTTTGCCTcgtgtttcattttaaaagacaataagTACTGAATTTTCAAAACAGGAGTCCTGGGCAGATGTCTGAAATTACTAAACTGTTACATTGTTAGTTTTTTAAAGGGTAAAtgcaacatatttatttaaataacaactTTAAGAATCtagttatttgtttttcattgctTACTAAGAACCTTCAAAATACTACTATTTAAAGGCCCACCCTTGCCATTTGAATTATAGCCCTTCACAGATATTTCTTAGGTGAATCACCTGTAGCAAATGGTTACAATTATGTTACTTATACCCCTTTATTTTAGTAATCTAAACATGCCACTCTATAATATCATTTGAATTTACTTACATTTTCTacattccttttaatttttgatgAACTGGAATTAAACTATATATAGTAAGATAATTATCCAGTACAGTCCTCTAATGTATATACAGAAACTCGAAGAAGTATTGATAGTCTTGCTAGTATTACCAAAGTGGTAATATAACATGATAAATTTAATTAAGTAtaaaagaagggcacctgggtgactccaagttggttaagcatctgactttggcttaggtcatgatcttagggtcctgggactgagccctgcatctggttccctgctcagtggggagtagtagtctgcttgtccctctgcccctccacctccttGTGCATGCATGCGCTCTcttactttctctcaaataaataaaatctttaatatacatataaaggaatatatgtgagtatgtatatatgtctgtgtgtataaaggaattaaaatagaattttaggtATTTTgctgccttttttctttatcatttttttcttgcttgtagcattaaatgtattttctaactGCCATAAAGAAACATGGCCATATTTAAATTCCTCTTGTAAAGTTGACTCCTAATTTGGttaaatgaatattgaatttatctaggtttatttttagctttttttgcGTTTTCCACATTATAAACCGTTACTAAGTGAAGATTGGAGATCTGAATGGTGTGTCACTGAACCTTTCCTTTTTGTAACTTGGTCTTTTTAGTTCATCTCTATTCTTGCCCCTTAATGGacactcaggggtgcctgggtggctcagttaagtgcccaactcttgattccagctcaggtcatgatctcagggtcatgggatcaagccccacatcaggctccctgctcagtggggagtctgctcaagatctctccctctctgcccctctcccagcttacattctctctaaaatcaataagtaaatctttttttaaaagaccatcaGATCTTGTTTTGTAAATAAGAATACTAGCCCCACCCCTTTTTCCCATACCAATTACTGctgcagaaaattattttctcaaagcaATCTTAGTGTATACCAGTCTATTAAACTCTAGACTCATAAAAAGATCTGTTTAAGTCACACTACTGTGTGGGTCCTATTTTTGTGTTTAACTTTGATGTTGTCATGATTGTTGGAGAGTCTTCCTTCATATCTGCTAAGGGAAACCTATTTTCAGGGTAAATGATTTGAACTTGGGACAgaataatggcatttttttttcaaatctatttaGGGGGATATCATATCTCAGGTtactaaaaaatacaataattactGATGCAAATATTTGTAATTTCAGCCTGATAGCGCCTATCAAGGTGGAGTCTTCTTTCTCACTGTACATTTTCCGACAGACTATCCTTTTAAGCCACCAAAggtactttaatttttatgattgATGTGCCTCCTTTGCCAGGGATCTATCTTACTCTTTACTCCAAGATATGTACATGATGTTAAACACATCATGTCAAACACATGGGTAGATTAGCATGTTGaaactattttgtaaaataactgaatttaaaatatgctttcttaCTCAAATATTGGACTATATCTATAAAAGGTAGTATCTGTTATACTATAAATTAGCTTTcttaccttttttcccctccttattaaaatatatgtagtttGGGAAATTTTTTATGGTCAAGAATCAGACTTTTCTATTCAGGAGATTATCTTTCCAAAGTTGACCCTATTTCTCAGTTCTTAAGTTCTTAAttcaaaaatttattgagcatctccAATGTTCTATTATattgaggattaaaaaaataaatatggtacAGTCTCTTTGTTAAGTggggtaggaaaaataaaaatgtgttcttattaaattaaatataaactagATCTGAAGAGGAAATAAGTGATGGTGACATCAAAGAGGGAGAAATTTGTTAAATTCTGTCACTCAGaataattatttctgatttttaaaaacacctgaTTAACATCATATATATGAAACAATATAACAACTTCCTGGAAGATTAGAATTCTTGTCAGACTCCTTAGGATAGGTAACAGCCCCTCAGCTTTCTTGTGGACCAAGGTCAGCACCCTATTTTTAGATCCAAGTGTCACTTGCATGTATCAAtgataaattaagaaaaggatTACTTTGAGGGATGATGAAAGCCATTGTTAATTACTTCAGGTACTACTCAGCCAGTCATATCAGctataagagttttatttattatcttccaAAATACTTCTCAGTTCCTGAGAGGAAAGGGAAAACTGACTTTATTTGCTTTTACACTCCCAGTAGTTAAAACTGTGTGCACAAAGTAGATGCTCAGTTTCTTGTTGAATACATTTCTCCTCTAAGGTTATATAAAATTGAGGACATTTTGCTCTAGCacaattttgttctgttttgtctaTAGTTCATGgattgtcacatttttttttgttttgttttttagattgctTTCACAACAAAAATTTACCATCCAAACATAAACAGTAATGGAAGTATTTGTCTTGATATCCTGAGGTCACAATGGTCACCAGCTCTGACTGTATCAAAAGGTAATTTCGTTTATCAGATTTATAACAGTTGATAACAGTGAGACAGGAAAAATACAGCAGAGGTATCTAgggaataaagttttaaaaaaaaaacaatctactGTGTTTTTTCCCTGCTTTGATTTTGCTTTACTTTCATAGCTCTTCTTTTACTCTTTTGCTTTTAGCAGTTAGCTTGGCATGATTAATGGGCAAATTGTAAtgataaaatgagagaaattttaaatatgttagaGCTAGATATTTGGATAAGCCTGTTGACATTTTACTCCTTTAGTTTGGGCTTTAAAGAGAGAGATAGGGTATAAATAAGATTTTAGGACCATCTGTCCCATTTATTAAATGGGATTTTTGATGTAATGAGTAAAGTTATACTTCTCTTACATCATCTAAGAAAAAATACCAGATTAGACtgataaatgatttaaaatgagagacaCATTTCACTTTAGAATAATGCAGGACATTTAGCATGTTAGTCTAAACTTACGGTAACCAATAGCATTATTTTCATGACTGATGATCCATGTGGATTCTCAGCTTTCACAGATATATAGCTTTTCCTTGTTAAATTATCAAATGTGTACATAGACCTTCGGAAGCCTTTTTGTTATTAGCCAATACTATATACTGTGCCAGTTCTCTTAATTCATGTCTTTTTTCTCTAATAGAAGAGAACCTAACCATTGGAAAATACTGTTTTGAGTTAGAAGCATCTGCTGAAGTAATTTAATTTGGTAGTTTTCCCTTGttctagaatttaagaaaattatttctcttgaaGGATTCAAGGGAGGAGTGAGTctatgctcattttaaaaatcgcTTTAATAAATGCTACCTTAATGTTTAACTTAAAAGTGATTaggtttaggggtgcctgggtggctcagtcaggtaagcgtctgtctgcagctcaggtcatgatctctgggtcctgggatccagcctgcatcagactcccctgttcagtagggagtctccctctcctcatcattcattctctctctctctttcaaataaataaaatatttttttaaaaaggtgtttagGTTTATAGGAAGCAGAgtccacagaaatattttaagtattaggTAAGGAGTAGCCCTTCCTGTCAGCTGGTTATTATGAGTGGCAGTTTTTCTGACCAAAATGTTTGTATAAAATGTTCATGTTGATTCTGgtgtcattttaaaaagctttcacatAGTATAACTGCTATGCACTAGATGTAAGAAAGTTTGTGTCAAAAGGTTACTCAATATACTCTTTCCTGGAATGGTATCACAAATGTAAGTCATTTGGCATAAGTGGTTAAGTACTTATAAAAGAAATGGCACACTGCCAGATGTTGAGCACTTATCTTCTAACACTGGaaactttttataaatattagttaatattCTTGGCTCCTGGAAACTGTCCTTGAAGAATTTcaaggagcctcagtttcctcatatgtaaaatgaggattataaGAGTATTACCACCTAAGGTTGCTATGCATCTGGCACATAGAAGGCACTCAAGAATGTCAACTATTAATACCTTTTTCTCTATCTTAAAACATTTGATTTGTGTATATGATAGTGAAATCAGGGCATGTGGCTCTTGGCAGCAAGAATGAGAAATGAGGAATTTCCCTCTTGCTAATTCATAAGGTAGCTATACTTTgcttatttgtacattttttacttttttatattttaaa
Proteins encoded in this window:
- the UBE2D1 gene encoding ubiquitin-conjugating enzyme E2 D1 isoform X1 — protein: MALKRIQKELSDLQRDPPAHCSAGPVGDDLFHWQATIMGPPDSAYQGGVFFLTVHFPTDYPFKPPKIAFTTKIYHPNINSNGSICLDILRSQWSPALTVSKVLLSICSLLCDPNPDDPLVPDIAQIYKSDKEKYNRHAREWTQKYAM
- the UBE2D1 gene encoding ubiquitin-conjugating enzyme E2 D1 isoform X2, producing the protein MTPDSAYQGGVFFLTVHFPTDYPFKPPKIAFTTKIYHPNINSNGSICLDILRSQWSPALTVSKVLLSICSLLCDPNPDDPLVPDIAQIYKSDKEKYNRHAREWTQKYAM